The Bacillota bacterium genome contains the following window.
GGCAGGCGATGAAAATGAAGAACTCGCCCAGGAGGGTGCAGAACCATGCCCCCGCCCGGCCCCCCGGCACCGCGAAGGGGCGGGGCTGGTCAGGGCGCTTCGTGCGCAGGGTCAGGAATGCTGGGAACATGAGCAGGTAGGGGAGCAGGAACACCACCGACGACAGGGCAAAGATGGTCCAGAATACCGAGGCCACGCTGGTGAAGGTGAGGTAGTTCCCCACCGCCAGGATGGTGGCCACCAGGCCCATCATCAGGTAGGCATAGTCCGGGCTGCCGTACCGGGGGTGGATGTGCCCCAGGACGGAGGGCACCTGCCTGTCCAGCCCGGTGGCGGCAATCACCCGGTTCGCCCCCAGGCTCCAGGTCACCATGTTGGCCAGGAAAGTGGCGAGCAACAGGGCCGAGGCCAGGTAGAACAGGCCGCTCAGCGCCGGCACACCCTCGCTCATCACCTTAAGGGCATCGGTGATACCGGTCACGATGTTGATCTGTTCCAGGGGGATGGCAGCCAGCACCCCGAATGTGGCCAGCATGTAGACGCCGGCGATGACTGTCCCGGCCAGCAGGATGGCGAGGGGCACGTCCCGGCGGGGGTTGTGCATTTCCTCCCCTGCTGCGCTCATGAGTTCGAACCCCATGTAGTTGTACACGATGACGGGCAGAAAGGAGAGGGTGGCCGACCAGCGGGGGACCCACTCCCGAGGGGCGAAGGAATTGGCTGCTCCGCGGGTGAGGGCGTACCAGATCCCCATGCCGCCAAGTAGCAGGAGGAGCACGACCTTGATGATGGCGCCCACGTTGGGGATCCACTTGGCCAGCCGGATGTCCATGATGCCCAGGGCCACCGTTATCCACACGAGGCTGACGGTGACGGCGGCCTGGCCCACGTTTCCCAGGCCGGGCCAGAACACCGAGGCCAGAACGGCCGAGAACAGGACGTACACGGAGGGCATCCAGTAGGCGACATTGATCCAGTATAGCCAGGAGGTCAACGTCCCCCAGAAGGGCCCGTATGCCTCCCTGACCCAGACGTAGATGCCGCCCTCCTGGGGCCAGGCCGATCCCAACTCGGCCGTGACCAGCCCGTAGGGTAGGAAAAACAGGATGATGCTGAGGATCCACCACCCCATGGCCTGTACCCCGATCGCCGCGGACGCTGCCACGGTGTCAGCCACTATGATGGCGGACGCGGTGAAGAGAACCAGGTCAACCAGGCCCAGGGCCTTTCGCCAGGGTACCGCAGCTTCCATCCGAGTTCCTCCCCGAACCATCGCCAGGGTCTCGGACGTCATTATTCTTCCCCGGGGCTGGCTACCTAGCCAGGGGCGCACCGGGCCTGTGCGGGCCGCCTACCTGTCCGATAATACCAGCAGGAACATTCCCGGGCGGGGGTGGATGGCTGTGGCCGAATGTTCGGTGTGTGGCGCCAGCAACATGGGAATGGCCAGGGTGTCGCTGGTGGTGGTGGACAGGCGCTGGTACTGCCGCTCGTGCCTGCAGAAGCAGGAGGGAACGGTGAAGTGTGCCGTATGCGGCAAAGAGGCCTTCAGGGGAGACGAACACTTCAAGACGGTAGACGGCAGGAGGATGTGCACTACCTGCCTGGAAAGGGCCGGGCTGGGGGATGCCTTCAGCGTGATCATGGAGGCACGTATGGCTTCCCGCTCCGCAGCCACTCCGACAACGGCTGCTGCGGGGGCCCGGGGAGGGGAACGCACGTCCCCGGGCCTGGAAAGCAGCGTGGCTGCCCTGTTGCAGGAAAGCCTGGCACCGGGAGAACAGGTGGTGGCGGTGATCATTGGAAACGCCGGGGAGGCACTGGCGGCGACAGACTCCCGGCTCCTGATCCTCAAGACAGGCCTGGCAGCAGGATCGCTACTGGCAAGACGGTGCACGGCGTTTCCCTATCGTGAGGTTCGGGGTGTGGAGTTGACAGTGGGGGCGGTATACGGTTTTCTGCACATCCTGAGTGCCGACCACCCCGAAAAAGCCCAGGACGTGGTCGCGGCAAAGAAGGCCCCCAACGCGGTCACTTTCCTGGCGAACCGGCACAGCCAGTTCGATTCGCTTATGACGCGCCTGCGGCAGGAGGGGAAAATCCGGGTCTGACCACCGCCAGGCTGTAGCCCACCAGACCGAAGGCTAAGAGGGTGGCAAGGACCTCTGGCAGCCAGAGGCCGATGGTGCCTGCCCCCACCAGTACCTGGGTGTAGCTGAGCAGTGCGTGCAGTCCCACCGAGATCCCCAGAATGGTCAGGGCAGCCGCGGGAGACCTCGTCCAGGCCCAAGCCAGGACGGCGGCGCTGCCAGCGTGGTAGAAAGCCGCGGTCACTCTTTCCCATACTGGAACCGCGAGCGATAGCAGCCCCAGCTGCCGATGGGTGGAGATGGTGGAAAAGGCCACCGAGAGCAACCAGGCCGCCTGCATGGCCGCATAACCCGCGCCCACGAGGGTGCCCAGCACCGGTCCCCGGCCCGGGGAGAGAGAGGTGCGGCAGGCGTCGAGCCAGGATGACAGCCGGAGGGCTGCAACGACGCCGGCGAGTTTGACAGGTTCGTGTACCAGACCGGACAAAAGCACCGGAAGGATAGAAAGGACGAGGGGGTCCGCGTCGGGCAGGAGCCCGGCCTGCCACCGTGACACGGCCTGGAGCAGCGGCACCTGCACCAGGGCCATGCCGGGCAAGAAGAGCGCTGTCCCCAGGAGGAAGGCGGCAGCCCACGTGCCGGCCACCCGCCAGGGCCCGACCGCAGTCCACATCCTGGCGAGGGTTCGCGCCCAGACAAGCGTCCATCCCCGCCATGCCCGGGAGCGGGTTCGCCAAAGCAGTGCCGCTGCTGCCGTCGCCCCCACCAGCAACCCGGCCAGGATGCCCGGCAAGCGCAGTTCTTTCAGTATCGGCACAAGCCCGGGATCCAGAGTTCTCACCTGGGCGGGCAATCCGTGATCATCCTGCCCGATGGAAGTGTTTTCTGTTGCTTTTTCGTTTATCCCATGCCCGCGGGTGCCCATGTGGGGTGACCCGGTAACAGCGACCTGGGGGCAAGATCGACCTTTAGTCCCGGCTCCCTCGTCCTGCCATCGGCTTCCGCGTAGATTATGGAAACGTTGATCAAGGTGCGGCTTCCCGCCGCCCTGCTGCCTCTGCTCATACGGCAATGACCGTCTCTCATACCCGAGGCGCAATGCTACACTTTATGTCCTCAGGTGCCCCGGGAGCATATACTGACTACCGCCAGGGAACTGGAGCCCAGACTCGCACCGTCGTAACCGAGGTCCCGTTCCCCGTAGCCCCCTGGCAAGCCTCCTTGGCCGACTCGGGGTCTAGCCCGTGACGGGGTGGTATACAGTACAGAGACCGGGTTCGGCCGAGCACTCAGTCAGGAAAGGAGGGAAGAGAAATGGCCGTTAAAACCAGTTTGGGTGCTTCCAGCCTGGTAGAGGTGCTGGACCGGATTCTCGACAAAGGCATCGTCATCGACGCTTATGTGCTGGTTTCCCTGGTCGGTATCGAGCTGCTGGGCGTGGAAGTCCGCGTCGTGGTGGCTTCGGTAGAAACGTGGCTGACCTACGCTGAAGCCGTCGGGCTCCTCCCGGCGAACGCCTGACGAGCACCCTCCGGCTCCAAAGCAGGGATGGGGCGAGGCCTCATAGCTGACTGTCATACCCCGAAACCGGGTGGCCGGAGTCCCTGTCCGGAGACCGGCGCTGGACATCCGGCCACCTTCTTCCCAAGAGCGACAAGGGGTGAAGTGAGTGTGTTACCTCATGACGGGGCCCTTATCGCCTGCTTCTGCTCGAAGAGGAACAGGCGCAGACGAGGCCTGGAGCTGGCGCAGGAAAGGTGGTGGCTGCGCCAGGTGCTCAATCGCCGGTTACGGGAGCATGCACATGCCCGTCAGCAGGCAGCCCGAAACGTGGCCCGGGCGTGGCTGGACAGGGGAGCTGTTCACGGCGCATCGCGCCGCCACCACGGACAAAAATGTACTTCTTAGGGAGTGATGGCACGATGACGTACAGCAAACCGCTGGAAGACGTGGAAAAGCAGCCGCCAGGGGCAGGCTTCGTGGAAACGCCTTCTCTCCGCTGGATTTCGCAGCGAGCTCTGACTTACCTGAATTGTGGTTATGCGGTACATTTTTCGGGCCCCTGTGGGGTAGGGAAGACGTCCCTGGCCCTGCATGTGGCTTCATGTCTGGGGCGACCGGTTGTCTTCCTGCAGGGCGATGCCAGCCTCGAGTCCCGCGACCTGGTGGGGGGATTGCGCGGACTGCACCGGCGCAAGGTAGTTGACGAGTTTGTGCGTACCGTTCGCAAGGTGGAGGAGGACGTTATCCAACGCTGGAGTGACAGCTGGCTCGCCACAGCCTGTCGCCACGGGTACACCCTGGTTTACGATGAATTCACCCGCTCCCGGCCGGAAACAAATAACGTCCTGCTCTCAGTGGTAGAAGAACGGGTGCTGGTATTACCGGATACTACGCCGGACGTGGGGTTCATACCTGTCCACCCCGATTTCAGGGTGATATTCACAAGCAATCCGGAAGAATACACGGGCGTTTACGGAGCGCAGGACGCTCTCCGGGACCGCATGGTCACTATGCGCTTGCAGCCATACACCTTCGAGGAGGAGGTAGCCATCGTTGCGGCCAGGTCCGGGCTTCCTTCAGACCAGGTCCGACAGGTGGTGAAGGTCATGCAGGTTGCCCGCGCTGACCCGGGGATTAAGCCTGCCCCCACCGTACGGGCTTCCATCGTTATCTGCCGAGTGCTGGCCGCCACGGGCCGGTCGCCCCGTCCGCTGGACGAGTTCATCCTCGACGTCTACCGGGACATCTTAGGGGAAGGCCAGGGAGTGATGGCATTCCTGAAGCGGCTTTGGTATGCCGACGGGGAAGTGAGCGGTGAATGAACGACTTCCTGGATAAGCTGAGAGAAGCGCTGTCGCGGCTCGTGGATGAGGAATCCCTTAGCGGAAGCGGCACCTACCGCACCGGTGACGCCGCTTGCACCTTCGGCTACTCAATACGCCTGGGATTGCGGGGGGAGCAGTCCGGGCCGCGCAGGCGGGCTGCAAGCCAGCTGCTAACGCGAAATAACGCACCCGATTGCGAAATCCAGGACGAGGGCGAGTCCCTGCGCATACTGGTTCACGCCAGACACGTCGGTGCAGGAGTTTCGACACAGGTGCAGGGCAACGACCTGGTGGTGAAGTCGGGGGAAACCACACTCTGTCGCATCCCTCTCCCTGCTCCCGTTAGGTCCGACACGCTACGCTGGTCGGTTCGTCACGGGGTGCTGGAAGTGAGAATCCAAAAGAGCGCCACCGGCTCTTGCGGTGCCCAGGATCCCACCGGCCCGGGGGGTGACTCCGGTGGAACTGAGGGTCAGTGAGGCCATGTTCCAGGACGTGGGCCGCGGGCTCTGCCGGATGCACCCCATGGATATGGCGGCCCTGAGAGTGGAAACGGGTGATGTCGTGGAACTGGCGGGCAAGCGTACCACCGTGGCAAAGGTGATTCCGGCCCGGCCGGAAGACAGGCAACCAGGCTGGGTGCAAATTGACGGGGTCACCCGAAAGAACTGCGGGGTCGGCACGGGTGATTGCGTCCGGGTGAGGCCGGTAGCCGTCACTCCCGCCCAGAAGCTGGTGCTGAGCTGCCCTGATGGCGGGTGGCCGGAATGGTCGCAGCAATCCACTTACCTTTCCCGTTTGCTGGAGGCCATGCCGGTGGTGACGGGCGATGTGGTAAGGGCATCGCTGTTCGGGAGCAGGCAGCAGGAATTCCGTGTGCGCCAGACCATACCTGCGGGTCCGGTGCTGGTACAGCGCAACACCGTGATTCGCGTGGAACCCGCCGCGGCTGACGACAAGCCCACAGCCACGGTGTCTTACGAAGACGTGGGCGGTCTGCGAGATGAGATACTGCGCATCCGGGAGATGATCGAACTACCCCTCCGGTACCCCGAGCTGTTCAGGCAGCTGGGTATAGATCCTCCCAAGGGGGTCCTCCTGTACGGGCCACCCGGTTGCGGCAAAACCCTCATAGCCCGGGCCGTGGCTTCTGCCACAAGTGCGTGGTTCATCTGCGTGAACGGTCCTGAGATTATGCACAAGTATTACGGGGAGAGCGAGGCCAACCTGCGCAAGATCTTTGAAGAGGCGAAGGCGCGTGCTCCCAGCGTCATATTCCTGGATGAAATCGATGCCATTGCCCCCCGAAGGGCAGACGTACACGGGGAAGTGGAAAAGCGCGTTGTGGCCCAGCTCCTCGCGCTCATGGATGGCCTGGAGCCCCGCGGACAGGTGGTGGTAATAGGTGCCACCAACATCCCCGAGGCACTGGACCCTGCGCTGCGTCGTCCGGGAAGGTTCGACCGGGAGATCGAGATCCGGATCCCGGATCGGACAGGGCGATTGGAAATCCTGGCTATCCATACCAGAGGAATGCCTCTGGCCGGGGACGTCTCCCTGGAAGAGCTGGCTGCTGCCACACACGGATTCGTGGGGGCCGATTTGCAGGCCCTGTGCCGGGAAGCAGCAATGGCTGCGCTGCGCAGGGTGGTGCCTCAGCTGGACCTGAGCGCCCACCGGGTACCCGACGAGGTGCTGTCCGGGCTCCAGGTCACGGCCGCCGATTTCATGCAGGCACGCAAAGAGGTGGGCCCGTCGGCCATCCGGGAAGTGTTCGTGGAGATACCGGAGGTTACATGGGAAGAAGTGGGTGGCCTGGAAGACGTCAAGGCGGCTCTACAGGAAGCCGTAGAGTGGCCCCTCCGCTACCCCGAGATCCTGTCCCGGGCCGGCATCGATCCGCCGCGGGGAATAATTCTTTACGGTCCCCCGGGAACCGGAAAAACCCTCCTGGCCAAGGCGGTGGCCACCAGGGCAGGCGTCAACTTCATCTCTGTCAAGGGCCCTACCGTCTTTTCCAAGTACGTTGGGGAATCGGAAAAGGCTGTTCGCAACCTTTTCCGGAGGGCCAGGCAGGCCAGCCCGTGCATCATCTTCATTGACGAGCTCGATGCCGTGGCCAGTCGCCGGGGAGGAGGTCAGGAGGACGGCGGTGTAGCGGAGAGGGTTGTCAGCCAGTTGCTGCTTGAGATGGACGGTGTCGAGGGGTTGCAGGGGGTGGTGGTGCTGGCCGCAACCAACCGGATTGACCTGATCGACCCCGCCCTCCTGCGCCCGGGGCGTTTCGACCTGCAACTCGAGGTGCCCCTCCCGGATCAGGCAGCTCGGCTCGCCATCCTGCGGATTCACCTGCGCCACCGCCCGATCGCCCCTGATGTAGATCTGGTCCGGCTTGGCTCTTGGTGTGAAGGTTTCTCAGGGGCCGACCTGGCAGCCGTCTGCCGGGAGGCCGCCATGATGATGGTCAGGGAACAGATAACCCAGGGCAGCAGGGATTTCCTGATACGCGACCGGCACCTGCAGGCAGCGGTGGAAGCTCTTCGCCGTCGACTGGGAGGCGGATGTTTTCGTGGGTGAAGCAGGCCTTTACCTGTACGGCATAGTTGACGGCAGGACCAATGTTTCGCTGGGCCCCATAGGAGTGGGCGAGCCGCCGGCAGACGTGAGGCTTATCCCGATGGGAGACATGGCGGCGGTTGTGAGCCCTGCTCCCAACCGAGTAATTGCCCCCAGGATGTCGTACCTGCTGGCCCACGACCGGGTGCTGAACAGCCTCATACATCGGTACA
Protein-coding sequences here:
- a CDS encoding amino acid permease, whose amino-acid sequence is MEAAVPWRKALGLVDLVLFTASAIIVADTVAASAAIGVQAMGWWILSIILFFLPYGLVTAELGSAWPQEGGIYVWVREAYGPFWGTLTSWLYWINVAYWMPSVYVLFSAVLASVFWPGLGNVGQAAVTVSLVWITVALGIMDIRLAKWIPNVGAIIKVVLLLLLGGMGIWYALTRGAANSFAPREWVPRWSATLSFLPVIVYNYMGFELMSAAGEEMHNPRRDVPLAILLAGTVIAGVYMLATFGVLAAIPLEQINIVTGITDALKVMSEGVPALSGLFYLASALLLATFLANMVTWSLGANRVIAATGLDRQVPSVLGHIHPRYGSPDYAYLMMGLVATILAVGNYLTFTSVASVFWTIFALSSVVFLLPYLLMFPAFLTLRTKRPDQPRPFAVPGGRAGAWFCTLLGEFFIFIACLFFFLPPEETANVWAYEIQLVGGTLLTILAGTVIYAQGRRRTAS
- the gvpJ gene encoding gas vesicle protein GvpJ, translated to MAVKTSLGASSLVEVLDRILDKGIVIDAYVLVSLVGIELLGVEVRVVVASVETWLTYAEAVGLLPANA
- the gvpN gene encoding gas vesicle protein GvpN, whose translation is MTYSKPLEDVEKQPPGAGFVETPSLRWISQRALTYLNCGYAVHFSGPCGVGKTSLALHVASCLGRPVVFLQGDASLESRDLVGGLRGLHRRKVVDEFVRTVRKVEEDVIQRWSDSWLATACRHGYTLVYDEFTRSRPETNNVLLSVVEERVLVLPDTTPDVGFIPVHPDFRVIFTSNPEEYTGVYGAQDALRDRMVTMRLQPYTFEEEVAIVAARSGLPSDQVRQVVKVMQVARADPGIKPAPTVRASIVICRVLAATGRSPRPLDEFILDVYRDILGEGQGVMAFLKRLWYADGEVSGE
- a CDS encoding Hsp20/alpha crystallin family protein, producing the protein MNDFLDKLREALSRLVDEESLSGSGTYRTGDAACTFGYSIRLGLRGEQSGPRRRAASQLLTRNNAPDCEIQDEGESLRILVHARHVGAGVSTQVQGNDLVVKSGETTLCRIPLPAPVRSDTLRWSVRHGVLEVRIQKSATGSCGAQDPTGPGGDSGGTEGQ
- a CDS encoding CDC48 family AAA ATPase codes for the protein MELRVSEAMFQDVGRGLCRMHPMDMAALRVETGDVVELAGKRTTVAKVIPARPEDRQPGWVQIDGVTRKNCGVGTGDCVRVRPVAVTPAQKLVLSCPDGGWPEWSQQSTYLSRLLEAMPVVTGDVVRASLFGSRQQEFRVRQTIPAGPVLVQRNTVIRVEPAAADDKPTATVSYEDVGGLRDEILRIREMIELPLRYPELFRQLGIDPPKGVLLYGPPGCGKTLIARAVASATSAWFICVNGPEIMHKYYGESEANLRKIFEEAKARAPSVIFLDEIDAIAPRRADVHGEVEKRVVAQLLALMDGLEPRGQVVVIGATNIPEALDPALRRPGRFDREIEIRIPDRTGRLEILAIHTRGMPLAGDVSLEELAAATHGFVGADLQALCREAAMAALRRVVPQLDLSAHRVPDEVLSGLQVTAADFMQARKEVGPSAIREVFVEIPEVTWEEVGGLEDVKAALQEAVEWPLRYPEILSRAGIDPPRGIILYGPPGTGKTLLAKAVATRAGVNFISVKGPTVFSKYVGESEKAVRNLFRRARQASPCIIFIDELDAVASRRGGGQEDGGVAERVVSQLLLEMDGVEGLQGVVVLAATNRIDLIDPALLRPGRFDLQLEVPLPDQAARLAILRIHLRHRPIAPDVDLVRLGSWCEGFSGADLAAVCREAAMMMVREQITQGSRDFLIRDRHLQAAVEALRRRLGGGCFRG